One segment of Pandoraea pnomenusa DNA contains the following:
- a CDS encoding aminotransferase-like domain-containing protein: protein MVQPLAFSLNRAQPEALVDQIVREVERALQRQTLHAGMRMPSIRSLAKAHGISTFTVVEAYDRLVAHGTLVARRGAGFFVAGAADAREAGAANPGGAMTMSAAASEVTNAWLLSEIFADDTIAVKSGCGWLPDSWLDEDGLHGALRTLSKGPGAHFAHYGHPHGYGPLRQWLARRLGELSIDAPPEHIVLTHGATQALDLVVRTLLKPGDTVLVEAPAYCNLLAVLRLAGLNVVGIARTEAGLDLAALEQAAQTHRPRALFVNPALQNPLGTSLTPASAHRILQCAEQHGFWIVEDDIYRELAPAGTPSLAAMDGLSRVIYVSSFSKTISPSVRVGYLACSRDLAHEIARSKMVAGLTSSEINERIVHAILTEGRHRKHIERLSDRLTRSRARLITQLQSHGVTLLAQPEGGMFVCGSLPATAQPARELAEAALLESIMLAPGEFFLAHNDPCHWFRFNVAYSDDARLFRFLDRAAAGKLAA from the coding sequence ATGGTCCAGCCCCTCGCCTTTTCCCTGAACCGCGCCCAGCCCGAAGCCCTCGTCGACCAGATCGTGCGCGAGGTGGAGCGCGCTTTGCAGCGCCAGACACTGCATGCAGGCATGCGCATGCCGTCGATCCGGTCGCTGGCCAAGGCACACGGCATCAGCACCTTCACGGTGGTGGAGGCGTACGACCGGCTGGTGGCGCATGGCACACTCGTCGCGCGGCGCGGCGCCGGGTTCTTCGTGGCCGGTGCGGCCGACGCGCGCGAGGCGGGCGCGGCAAACCCCGGTGGGGCGATGACGATGAGCGCCGCCGCCAGCGAAGTCACGAACGCGTGGCTGCTCTCGGAGATCTTTGCCGACGACACCATCGCCGTGAAGAGCGGTTGCGGCTGGTTGCCCGACAGCTGGCTCGACGAGGACGGCCTGCACGGCGCGCTTCGCACGCTCTCCAAGGGCCCGGGCGCCCATTTCGCGCACTACGGGCATCCGCACGGCTATGGGCCGTTGCGGCAATGGCTGGCGCGGCGCCTGGGCGAACTGTCCATCGACGCGCCGCCCGAGCACATAGTGCTCACGCACGGCGCGACGCAGGCGCTCGATCTCGTGGTGCGCACGCTGCTCAAACCGGGCGACACCGTACTGGTCGAGGCGCCCGCGTACTGCAACCTGCTGGCGGTGTTGCGGCTGGCGGGACTGAACGTGGTGGGCATTGCCCGAACCGAAGCGGGACTCGATCTCGCGGCACTGGAGCAGGCGGCGCAGACACATCGCCCGCGCGCGCTGTTCGTCAATCCCGCTTTGCAAAATCCGCTGGGCACGTCGCTCACGCCTGCGTCGGCGCATCGCATCCTGCAATGCGCCGAGCAGCACGGCTTCTGGATCGTCGAGGACGACATCTACCGCGAGCTGGCCCCGGCCGGCACGCCATCGCTCGCGGCCATGGACGGCCTCTCGCGCGTGATCTACGTCTCGAGCTTCTCGAAGACGATCTCGCCGTCGGTGCGGGTGGGCTATCTCGCGTGTTCGCGCGATCTGGCGCACGAAATCGCGCGTAGCAAGATGGTGGCGGGACTCACGTCCTCGGAGATCAACGAGCGCATCGTGCACGCGATCCTCACCGAAGGGCGTCACCGCAAACACATCGAACGGCTCTCCGATCGCCTCACGCGCTCGCGGGCGCGTCTCATCACGCAGTTGCAATCGCACGGCGTGACATTGCTGGCGCAGCCCGAAGGCGGCATGTTCGTGTGCGGCAGCCTGCCGGCGACGGCGCAGCCGGCGCGCGAGCTGGCCGAGGCGGCCCTGCTCGAGAGCATCATGCTGGCCCCGGGCGAGTTCTTCCTCGCGCACAACGATCCTTGCCATTGGTTCCGCTTCAACGTGGCGTACTCCGACGACGCCCGCCTGTTCCGCTTCCTGGATCGCGCAGCCGCGGGGAAGTTGGCCGCGTGA
- a CDS encoding GlxA family transcriptional regulator, whose amino-acid sequence MSQPPRLIAFLIVPPFVLLDLAGPLDAFHAVIRNFGETGQTEPYRTIVVSEHGGPVETGSGITLHTEPMRVLDAMQVDTLIAVGGAVAHRPAVPAEVSEWLRAYAPRVRRVCSVCVGAFILGSAGLLDGRRATTHWLDTAMLQTCFPAAIVESDPIYVRQDPVWTSAGITAGIDLGLALVEDDCGKDVALHAARRLVVFLKRAGGQSQFSPPLQAQVAAGTPFGDLHAWMSARLDGDLSVVRLAEQANMSPRTFARSYLARTGSTPAKAVERMRLEAARFALLDSEAPLKRIAARVGFGDEQNLRRAFQRQYGVTPAAYRERFGVGESA is encoded by the coding sequence ATGAGCCAACCCCCACGTCTCATCGCTTTCCTGATCGTGCCGCCCTTCGTGCTGCTCGATCTCGCCGGGCCGCTCGACGCCTTCCATGCCGTGATCCGCAACTTCGGGGAGACGGGACAGACCGAACCCTATCGCACGATCGTGGTGTCGGAACATGGCGGTCCGGTGGAGACGGGCTCGGGTATCACGCTGCACACGGAGCCGATGCGCGTGCTCGACGCGATGCAAGTCGACACACTGATCGCCGTGGGCGGTGCGGTGGCGCATCGGCCGGCGGTGCCGGCCGAGGTGAGCGAGTGGTTGCGTGCGTACGCTCCGCGCGTGCGACGCGTGTGTTCGGTGTGCGTGGGGGCGTTCATTCTCGGCTCGGCGGGGCTGCTCGACGGGCGTCGCGCGACGACGCACTGGCTCGATACCGCCATGCTGCAGACCTGCTTCCCGGCGGCCATCGTGGAATCGGACCCGATCTATGTGCGTCAGGACCCGGTGTGGACGTCGGCCGGCATCACGGCGGGCATCGACCTCGGGCTCGCGCTGGTGGAGGACGACTGTGGCAAGGACGTGGCCTTGCACGCCGCGAGGCGCCTTGTGGTGTTTCTCAAGCGCGCAGGCGGCCAATCGCAATTCAGCCCGCCCTTGCAGGCGCAAGTCGCGGCGGGCACGCCGTTCGGTGATCTGCACGCGTGGATGTCCGCGCGGCTCGATGGCGATCTGTCGGTGGTGCGTCTCGCGGAGCAGGCCAACATGAGCCCGCGCACGTTTGCGCGCAGCTATCTGGCGCGCACCGGATCGACGCCCGCGAAGGCGGTCGAGCGCATGCGTCTGGAGGCCGCCCGTTTTGCCCTGCTCGATTCGGAGGCCCCGCTCAAGCGCATTGCCGCCCGGGTGGGCTTTGGCGATGAACAGAACCTGCGTCGCGCCTTTCAGCGTCAGTACGGCGTAACACCCGCGGCGTACCGCGAGCGGTTCGGGGTGGGGGAAAGCGCGTAG
- a CDS encoding MFS transporter, with the protein MTDAIAGRATPPSPPEPAGPAERRRRMGRRYAAVLAACQALYTAALSVDLTLTGLVGYMLASDKGYATLPFSLITVASAITTIFASMLIQRFGQRIGFALGALFGTVGGLVSVMAIYERHFAMFCAGTACVGVFQAFARYYRLAAADVVPVEDKPRAISVVLTGGVLAAVIGPALAAGSKDWLAPVTFAGSYLVVTLLSGISLLLLVGFLRDLPVHAAVGAAGNADALPVRPLGEIMRQPIYLAALANNLIGFMVMMFVMTATPIAAVACGHSIDDGAHIIEWHLVGMYAPSFFSGHLVKRWGVVPVLLAGIAMSALCGVLALASTSLPYFYAALAFLGVGWNFMFVGGTTLLTMSYRPAERARAQAANEFITFAGTALASLFAGQLLARFGWATINQATFPLLALAALATVWYALDARRRPAQATA; encoded by the coding sequence ATGACCGATGCCATTGCCGGGCGCGCCACGCCCCCATCCCCACCGGAACCCGCCGGGCCCGCGGAGCGTCGCCGCCGCATGGGCCGGCGCTACGCGGCCGTGCTCGCCGCCTGTCAGGCGCTCTATACCGCGGCGTTGTCCGTCGATCTGACACTGACCGGTCTGGTCGGCTACATGCTGGCTTCGGACAAGGGGTATGCAACGCTGCCGTTCTCGCTGATCACCGTCGCTTCGGCGATCACGACGATCTTCGCGTCGATGCTGATCCAGCGCTTCGGCCAGCGCATCGGCTTTGCGCTGGGCGCGCTGTTCGGCACGGTCGGTGGTCTGGTGTCGGTCATGGCGATCTACGAGCGTCACTTCGCAATGTTCTGTGCGGGTACGGCGTGCGTGGGCGTATTCCAGGCGTTCGCCCGCTATTACCGTCTCGCGGCGGCCGATGTGGTGCCCGTCGAGGACAAGCCCCGCGCGATCTCGGTCGTGCTCACGGGCGGCGTGCTGGCGGCGGTCATCGGTCCGGCACTCGCGGCCGGCAGCAAGGACTGGCTCGCCCCGGTGACGTTCGCGGGGTCGTATCTGGTCGTCACGCTGCTCTCCGGCATTTCGCTGTTGCTGCTCGTGGGCTTCCTGCGCGACCTGCCGGTGCATGCGGCAGTCGGCGCGGCCGGCAATGCCGACGCGTTGCCCGTGCGCCCGCTCGGCGAAATCATGCGCCAGCCGATCTACCTGGCCGCGCTGGCCAACAACCTGATCGGTTTCATGGTGATGATGTTCGTGATGACCGCCACGCCGATTGCCGCCGTGGCCTGCGGCCACAGCATCGACGATGGCGCGCACATCATCGAATGGCATCTGGTGGGGATGTATGCGCCGTCGTTCTTCTCGGGGCATCTCGTCAAGCGCTGGGGGGTGGTGCCGGTGCTGCTCGCGGGCATCGCGATGAGCGCGCTGTGCGGCGTGCTCGCCCTGGCGTCGACGAGCCTGCCGTACTTCTATGCCGCGCTGGCGTTCCTCGGCGTGGGCTGGAACTTCATGTTCGTGGGCGGCACCACGTTGCTCACGATGTCGTATCGTCCGGCCGAGCGCGCGCGTGCGCAGGCGGCCAACGAGTTCATCACCTTCGCCGGTACCGCGCTGGCGAGCCTGTTCGCGGGGCAACTGCTGGCGCGCTTCGGCTGGGCAACGATCAACCAGGCGACCTTCCCGTTGCTCGCGCTCGCCGCGTTGGCCACCGTCTGGTATGCGCTCGACGCCCGGCGCCGTCCGGCACAGGCGACAGCCTGA
- the urtB gene encoding urea ABC transporter permease subunit UrtB, with protein MITIRRWSAAALVLLCLGGTLTMSSAAQAAVTDADLTALAGDDFDAKSQAIDHLAADASPQAAALLRALADDSAVTIGDRLAIQDGDKYVDPITGAPVKADDAGSLTLNNVLRAKVATAAAAGALLSTDRDARAKAIDTMLQDPSPAFKTRIEQARRKETDPALRKRLDQLWAQSALHDADPARRREAIDLIAAAGDPQMRDLLLPIVARQADGSYAEPDATVRSAADIALTKLASAQRRSEFFGTVFAGLSLGSVLLLAALGLAITYGLIGVINMAHGEFLMVGAYATYVVQTLFQRFLPGAFDVYLVAAVPAAFLVAAALGFVLERTVIKHLYGRPLETLLTTFGISLLLIQGVRTLFGAQNVEVINPSWMSGGVAVLPNLMLPYNRIAILIFALVVVGLTWSVLNLTRLGLFIRAVTQNRSMAACVGVKTGRVDSYAFAFGAGIAGLGGCALSQIGNVGPDLGQSYIIDSFMAVVLGGVGQLAGTIVGAFGLGVANKLLEPVWGAVLAKIAVLILIVLFIQKRPQGMFALKGRSAEA; from the coding sequence ATGATAACGATAAGACGCTGGTCCGCTGCCGCCCTTGTCCTGCTTTGCCTGGGTGGCACCCTCACGATGTCCTCCGCCGCGCAGGCCGCGGTCACCGACGCCGATCTCACCGCGCTCGCCGGCGACGACTTCGACGCCAAGTCGCAAGCCATCGACCACCTCGCGGCCGACGCCTCGCCGCAAGCCGCCGCGTTGTTGCGTGCACTGGCCGACGATTCGGCCGTGACGATCGGCGATCGCCTCGCGATTCAGGACGGCGACAAGTACGTCGATCCCATCACGGGCGCGCCGGTCAAGGCCGACGACGCCGGCTCGCTCACCCTCAACAACGTGCTGCGCGCGAAGGTCGCCACCGCCGCCGCGGCCGGCGCCCTGCTCTCGACCGATCGCGACGCCCGGGCGAAGGCGATCGACACGATGCTGCAAGACCCGTCACCCGCCTTCAAGACACGCATCGAACAGGCGCGCCGCAAGGAGACCGACCCCGCGCTGCGCAAGCGCCTCGATCAACTCTGGGCACAGTCGGCGTTGCACGACGCCGATCCCGCCAGGCGTCGCGAGGCGATCGATCTGATCGCCGCCGCCGGCGACCCGCAGATGCGCGATCTGTTGCTGCCCATCGTCGCCCGACAGGCCGACGGCAGCTACGCCGAACCCGACGCCACCGTACGCAGCGCCGCGGACATCGCGCTCACGAAACTGGCCTCGGCACAGCGTCGCAGCGAGTTCTTCGGCACGGTGTTCGCGGGTCTGTCGCTCGGCAGCGTGCTGCTGCTCGCGGCGCTGGGTCTGGCGATCACCTACGGGCTCATCGGCGTGATCAACATGGCGCACGGCGAGTTCCTGATGGTCGGCGCGTATGCGACCTATGTCGTGCAGACGCTGTTCCAGCGCTTCCTGCCCGGGGCGTTCGATGTCTACCTCGTGGCCGCCGTGCCCGCCGCATTTCTCGTGGCCGCCGCCCTAGGCTTCGTCCTCGAGCGCACCGTCATCAAACACCTTTACGGCCGCCCGCTCGAGACGCTGCTCACGACCTTCGGTATCAGCCTGTTGCTCATCCAGGGCGTGCGCACGCTGTTTGGCGCGCAGAACGTCGAAGTCATCAATCCGTCGTGGATGAGCGGCGGCGTGGCGGTACTGCCGAACCTGATGCTGCCGTACAACCGCATCGCCATCCTGATCTTCGCGCTGGTGGTCGTGGGGCTCACCTGGTCCGTGCTCAATCTCACGCGCCTGGGACTCTTCATTCGCGCGGTCACGCAGAACCGGTCGATGGCCGCATGCGTCGGTGTGAAGACCGGGCGCGTCGACAGCTACGCCTTCGCCTTCGGCGCGGGCATCGCCGGGCTGGGCGGCTGCGCGCTCTCGCAGATCGGCAACGTCGGCCCGGATCTCGGACAGAGCTACATCATCGACTCGTTCATGGCCGTGGTACTCGGTGGCGTGGGACAACTCGCCGGCACCATCGTGGGCGCGTTCGGTCTGGGCGTTGCCAACAAGCTGCTCGAGCCCGTGTGGGGCGCGGTGCTCGCCAAGATCGCCGTGCTGATCCTGATCGTGCTGTTCATCCAGAAACGCCCGCAAGGCATGTTTGCGCTCAAAGGGCGCAGCGCGGAGGCCTGA
- the urtC gene encoding urea ABC transporter permease subunit UrtC has translation MSTANSSPIPVQAPPRARLLPRHVAPVLLAFVLAVAILVPVCALVLPPSHPLHLSAYAMTLVGKIMCYAIAALALDLVWGYCGILSLGHGLFFALGGYAMGMYLMRGIGRDGVYHSDLPDFMVFLDWKSLPWYWTGTEHFAWAMFLVVALPGAVAWIFGYLAFRSRVKGVYLSIITQALTFAAMLLFYRNETGFGGNNGFTDFKRILGYPITSANTRTVLFLVTFAVLVGAFLLCRALVMSKFGRVVTAMRDGESRAMFLGYRPLGYKLFVWTLSAMLCGVAGALYVPQVGIINPSEMAPVNSIEMAIWVAIGGRGSLVGAIVGAFLVNGAKSFFTAYFAEYWLFFLGAMFVLVPLLLPQGVIGLVTRRSRKPAQQAPAQAEGDAPHPLTGDRA, from the coding sequence ATGTCGACCGCTAACTCGTCTCCGATCCCGGTGCAGGCGCCGCCGCGCGCCCGGCTCCTGCCCAGGCACGTCGCACCGGTGCTGCTCGCTTTCGTGCTTGCCGTGGCGATTCTGGTGCCGGTCTGTGCATTGGTGCTCCCGCCGTCGCATCCGCTGCATCTGTCCGCCTACGCCATGACGCTCGTCGGCAAGATCATGTGCTACGCCATCGCGGCGCTCGCGCTCGATCTGGTGTGGGGCTACTGCGGCATCCTGAGCCTCGGGCACGGCCTGTTCTTCGCGCTCGGCGGCTATGCAATGGGCATGTACCTGATGCGCGGCATCGGCCGCGACGGTGTGTACCACAGCGACCTGCCGGACTTCATGGTGTTCCTCGACTGGAAATCGCTGCCCTGGTACTGGACAGGCACCGAGCACTTCGCCTGGGCGATGTTCCTCGTGGTGGCGCTGCCGGGCGCGGTGGCTTGGATCTTCGGCTACCTGGCCTTCCGCTCGCGCGTGAAGGGCGTGTATCTGTCGATCATCACGCAGGCCCTGACCTTCGCCGCCATGCTGCTGTTCTACCGCAACGAGACCGGTTTTGGTGGCAACAACGGCTTCACCGACTTCAAGCGCATTCTCGGCTACCCGATCACGTCGGCCAACACGCGCACGGTCCTGTTCCTCGTGACGTTCGCGGTGCTCGTCGGCGCCTTCCTGCTGTGCCGCGCGCTGGTCATGTCGAAGTTCGGCCGGGTGGTCACGGCGATGCGCGACGGCGAGTCGCGCGCCATGTTCCTGGGCTACCGCCCGCTCGGCTACAAGCTGTTCGTCTGGACGCTGTCGGCGATGCTGTGCGGTGTGGCGGGTGCGTTGTATGTGCCGCAGGTCGGCATCATCAACCCGAGCGAGATGGCGCCGGTCAACTCCATCGAAATGGCGATCTGGGTCGCCATCGGCGGACGCGGCTCGCTCGTCGGCGCGATCGTCGGTGCCTTCCTCGTCAATGGCGCGAAGAGCTTCTTCACCGCGTACTTCGCCGAGTACTGGCTGTTCTTTCTCGGCGCCATGTTCGTCCTCGTGCCGCTGCTGCTGCCGCAGGGCGTGATCGGCCTCGTCACGCGGCGCTCGCGCAAGCCTGCCCAGCAGGCCCCCGCGCAAGCCGAAGGCGACGCGCCCCACCCGCTCACCGGAGACCGCGCATGA
- the urtD gene encoding urea ABC transporter ATP-binding protein UrtD, with amino-acid sequence MTDAPDASVTVSGDTTGMSHLVVPGEIDTSHGLILYLENISVSFDGFRALNDLSLSIKTDELRCIIGPNGAGKTTMMDVVTGKTRPDTGRAFLGQTLDLTRLDEPAIAQAGVGRKFQKPTVFEHHSVWENLELACAGDKRWFRALWAILTPAMRRRIEEVLALTHLERQARVLAGQLSHGQKQRLEIGMLLMQQPQLLLLDEPAAGMTDEETAQLAELLNRLRGHCSMMVVEHDMAFVASLAGDTGLVTVMAEGRVLAEGTLDAVQRDERVIESYLGR; translated from the coding sequence ATGACGGACGCGCCGGACGCGAGCGTCACCGTCAGCGGCGACACCACGGGCATGTCGCACCTCGTGGTGCCCGGCGAGATCGACACGTCGCACGGCCTGATCCTCTACCTCGAGAACATCTCCGTCTCGTTCGACGGCTTTCGCGCACTCAACGATCTGTCGCTGTCGATCAAGACCGATGAACTGCGCTGCATCATCGGTCCCAACGGCGCGGGCAAGACCACGATGATGGATGTCGTCACCGGCAAGACACGCCCCGACACGGGCCGCGCGTTCCTCGGCCAGACGCTCGACCTCACGCGCCTGGACGAGCCGGCGATCGCGCAGGCCGGCGTCGGGCGCAAGTTCCAGAAGCCAACGGTGTTCGAGCATCACAGCGTCTGGGAGAACCTTGAGCTGGCCTGCGCGGGCGACAAGCGCTGGTTTCGCGCGCTGTGGGCAATCCTCACGCCCGCGATGCGCCGTCGCATCGAGGAAGTGCTGGCGCTCACGCACCTGGAACGTCAGGCACGCGTTCTTGCCGGGCAGCTCTCGCACGGCCAGAAGCAGCGGCTCGAGATCGGCATGCTGCTCATGCAACAACCGCAACTGCTGCTGCTCGACGAGCCCGCAGCCGGCATGACCGACGAAGAAACGGCGCAGCTCGCCGAATTGCTCAACCGCTTGCGCGGCCACTGCTCGATGATGGTGGTCGAACACGACATGGCGTTCGTCGCCTCGCTCGCGGGCGACACGGGCCTCGTCACGGTCATGGCCGAAGGTCGCGTGCTCGCCGAAGGCACGCTCGACGCCGTGCAGCGCGACGAACGTGTGATCGAATCGTATCTGGGACGCTGA